In a genomic window of Mucilaginibacter sp. KACC 22063:
- the purE gene encoding 5-(carboxyamino)imidazole ribonucleotide mutase: MNTTPKVAIIMGSKSDLNVMQDAADVLTELGVAYEITVVSAHRTPERMFSYAKSAADRGLKVIIAGAGGAAHLPGMVASLTHLPVIGVPVKSSNSIDGWDSLLSILQMPNGIPVATVALNAAKNAGLLAGQILATADEYLAQNLIKYKEDLKEKVEQSAEDMKREGYPSGF; the protein is encoded by the coding sequence ATGAATACTACTCCAAAAGTGGCCATTATCATGGGCAGTAAGTCTGACCTTAATGTAATGCAGGATGCAGCTGACGTTTTAACTGAACTTGGCGTAGCTTATGAAATCACGGTGGTTTCAGCTCACCGCACTCCAGAGCGTATGTTCAGCTATGCAAAGTCTGCTGCCGACCGCGGACTAAAGGTGATTATTGCCGGTGCCGGTGGTGCCGCACACTTGCCAGGTATGGTTGCTTCATTAACTCACCTGCCAGTAATTGGCGTTCCTGTGAAATCAAGCAATTCTATTGATGGTTGGGACTCTTTGTTATCGATATTACAAATGCCTAATGGCATTCCAGTGGCTACTGTCGCACTAAACGCTGCAAAAAATGCCGGTTTATTGGCCGGACAAATTTTAGCTACTGCCGATGAATACCTGGCGCAAAACCTGATTAAGTACAAGGAAGATCTGAAAGAAAAGGTTGAGCAATCGGCCGAAGATATGAAACGCGAGGGTTATCCGAGCGGATTCTAA